The following proteins are encoded in a genomic region of Cryptomeria japonica chromosome 11, Sugi_1.0, whole genome shotgun sequence:
- the LOC131860125 gene encoding uncharacterized protein LOC131860125: protein MGTPSKQWIKINFDGASKGNLGTSGAGVVARDDSRFIIFKGAQRLPNGTNNEVEVQVAFLETELALNMKVQWLHLEGDSQIVINAIAKGNTPCWKINHWVAMIREKLNTFVEFCVSHIKRGENTVADLLSNIGSELDSCAAK, encoded by the coding sequence ATGGGAACACCAAGCAAACAGTGGATAAAGATTAATTTCGATGGTGCATCAAAAGGAAATCTGGGAACCTCAGGTGCTGGGGTGGTGGCAAGGGATGATAGTAGATTTATCATTTTCAAAGGAGCTCAGCGATTGCCGAATGGCACTAATAATGAAGTAGAGGTCCAAGTGGCCTTTCTAGAAACAGAACTAGCCTTAAATATGAAAGTCCAATGGTTGCACCTAGAAGGGGACTCTCAGATAGTTATTAATGCAATAGCTAAAGGCAACACGCCATGTTGGAAGATAAACCATTGGGTGGCTATGATCCGAGAGAAGCTCAACACATTTGTGGAGTTTTGTGTCTCGCACATTAAGAGGGGAGAAAATACAGTGGCAGACTTGCTATCTAACATTGGAAGCGAACTGGATAGTTGTGCGGCCAAATAG